One window from the genome of Nicotiana tomentosiformis chromosome 5, ASM39032v3, whole genome shotgun sequence encodes:
- the LOC104088948 gene encoding 14-3-3-like protein D — protein sequence MAVPENLTREQCLYLAKLAEQAERYEEMVKFMDRLVAVSASSELSVEERNLLSVAYKNVIGSLRAAWRIVSSIEQKEEGRKNEEHVVLVKDYRSKVESELSDVCAGILKILDQYLIPSAAAGESKVFYLKMKGDYYRYLAEFKVGNERKEAAEDTMLAYKAAQDIALAELAPTHPIRLGLALNYSVFYYEILNASEKACSMAKQAFEEAIAELDTLGEESYKDSTLIMQLLRDNLTLWTSDMQEQMDEA from the exons ATGGCCGTGCCGGAAAATTTAACCAGAGAGCAGTGCCTATACTTAGCAAAGCTCGCCGAGCAAGCCGAGCGTTACGAGGAGATGGTAAAATTCATGGACCGCCTCGTAGCCGTCTCGGCTTCCTCAGAGCTAAGCGTAGAGGAGCGAAACCTCCTCTCGGTGGCATATAAGAACGTAATCGGCTCACTTCGAGCCGCGTGGAGGATAGTTTCGTCAATTGAGCAAAAGGAAGAAGGTAGGAAGAACGAGGAACACGTGGTTCTAGTGAAGGATTATAGATCTAAGGTTGAATCTGAACTTAGTGATGTTTGTGCTGGAATTTTGAAGATTTTGGATCAGTATTTGATTCCTTCTGCTGCTGCTGGTGAGTCAAAGGTGTTTTACTTGAAGATGAAGGGAGATTATTATCGTTATTTGGCTGAATTTAAAGTTGGTAATGAACGTAAGGAGGCTGCTGAGGACACTATGCTTGCCTACAAAGCTGCTCAG GACATCGCCCTTGCTGAGCTTGCCCCAACACATCCTATACGACTTGGGCTAGCTCTCAACTATTCAGTATTCTACTATGAGATTCTGAATGCATCAGAAAAAGCATGCAGCATGGCTAAACAG GCCTTTGAGGAAGCTATTGCCGAACTGGACACTTTGGGGGAAGAATCCTACAAGGATAGCACCCTTATCATGCAGTTATTGAGGGACAATCTCACTCTCTGGACTTCGGATATGCAG GAGCAGATGGACGAGGCTTGA